A region of Larimichthys crocea isolate SSNF chromosome X, L_crocea_2.0, whole genome shotgun sequence DNA encodes the following proteins:
- the xpa gene encoding DNA repair protein complementing XP-A cells, producing MDPPDSGGLDAAGPGSEQSPKPELSAAMRAKIERNRQRALMLRQARLASRPLSAAEGATTAKVSKTIDSGAGFFIEEEEDGEEEQRTRKVVHQPAPVIEPEYLVCDDCQKPFMDSYLSNSFDLCVCDKCRDNEVKHKLISRTEAKQHYLLKDCDLDKREPPLRFILKKNPHNPRWGDMKLYLKVQVEKRCMEVWGSEEALEEAKETREENREVQKQKRFNKKVKELRRAVRSSMWTKDTSVHQHQYGPEEVVDPEEDLYKKTCTTCGHELTYEKM from the exons ATGGACCCGCCAGACTCTGGAGGACTGGATGCTGCCGGTCCCGGCTCGGAGCAGAGTCCCAAACCCGAGCTCTCTGCAGCGATGCGGGCTAAAATCGAGCGGAACCGGCAGCGGGCGTTGATGCTTCGGCAAGCCCGACTAGCGAGCCGCCCTTTGTCCGCCGCGGAGGGCGCAACCACGGCTAAAGTGTCCAAGACCATCGACTCCGGGGCCGGCTTCTTcatcgaggaggaggaggatggagaggaagagcagaggacCAGGAAGGTTGTGCAtcagccag cTCCAGTGATTGAGCCAGAGTACCTGGTCTGCGATGACTGTCAGAAACCCTTTATGGACTCGTACCTCAGCAACAGCtttgacctgtgtgtctgtgacaagtgcag GGACAATGAGGTGAAACATAAGCTGATCTCCAGAACTGAAGCCAAGCAGCATTACCTGCTGAAGGACTGTGACCTGGACAAGAGAGAACCTCCACTCAGGTTTATTCTGAAGAAAAACCCTCACAACCCACGCTGGGGAGACATGAAGCTCTACCTCAAagtacag GTGGAGAAGAGATGTATGGAGGTGTGGGGTTCAGAGGAGGCTCTAGAGGAGGCCAAAGAGACgagagaagagaacagagaggtGCAGAAACAAAAACGTTTCAACAAGAAGGTCAAAG AGCTGCGCAGGGCGGTGAGGAGCAGCATGTGGACCAAAGACACCAGCGTTCACCAACATCAGTATGGACCAGAGGAGGTGGTGGATCCCGAGGAGGACCTCTACAAGAAAACCTGCACCACCTGTGGACATGAACTCACCTACGAGAAGATGTAG
- the LOC104922310 gene encoding NAD(P)(+)--arginine ADP-ribosyltransferase 1 produces MLKGSMLMFILCCLCVGIRRLNAKTLPVNNTTEALLKSSDVKTTSLNSGPVDPVNAQNTSLKLSGASVQDPSGRSWILTIPLSMSLDSVDDMYHGCSHKMLIRVKRQYLPRSTKEDLHSTYTKLCAFKAMKNKDADDLLSWNHFRALCAYTAGAYGGLNRAVRKGKASYKTSFEFHSLHFLLSDAIRLLKLNQRYCYKTYRRSKLLFSGESGQTMRFGSFASSSLNKDLRHFGRRTCFEIQTCFGAYLKSYTEFDSEEDEVLIPPYEMFNIVSVDKSGENDLQCEVVFKLETAGVYSSLNCQAAGLF; encoded by the exons ATGTTGAAGGgtagcatgctgatgtttatcctctgctgcctctgtgtgggGATAAGACGTCTAAATGCAAAGACG TTACCTGTAAACAATACCACAGAGGCCCTCCTGAAAAGTTCTGATGTTAAGACGACATCTCTAAACTCAGGACCTGTGGATCCTGTAAATGCTCAGAATACCTCACTGAAGTTATCTGGCGCCTCAGTGCAGGATCCATCAGGTCGGTCCTGGATTCTCACAATCCCTCTTAGCATGTCTCTGGACTCTGTCGACGACATGTATCACGGCTGCTCCCATAAGATGCTGATCAGAGTGAAACGTCAATACCTCCCAAGGAGCACCAAGGAAGATCTGCACTCCACATACACTAAACTTTGTGCCTTCAAAGCCATGAAGAATAAGGACGCCGATGACCTGCTGTCCTGGAATCACTTCAGGGCACTGTGTGCCTACACAGCGGGAGCATATGGTGGCCTAAACAGAGCAGTCCGCAAAGGGAAGGCCTCATACAAAACCTCGTTTGAGTTCCACAGCCTCCACTTCCTGCTGTCAGATGCCATCCGGCTCCTAAAACTCAACCAGAGGTACTGCTATAAAACCTACAGGAGAAGCAAACTGCTCTTCAGCGGGGAATCTGGACAAACCATGCGCTTTGGTTCCTTCGCCTCCAGCTCACTCAACAAGGACCTGCGTCATTTTGGGCGGAGGACCTGCTTTGAGATACAGACATGCTTTGGTGCCTACCTCAAGTCCTACACAGAGTTTGACTCAGAAGAAGACGAAGTCCTCATTCCTCCATATGAGATGTTCAATATTGTCTCTGTGGACAAGTCAGGAGAGAATGATCTACAGTGTGAGGTCGTCTTCAAACTTGAGACTGCTGGAGTTTACAGCAGTCTCAACTGCCAGGCTGCTGGCCTTTTTTAA